A genomic region of Phenylobacterium parvum contains the following coding sequences:
- a CDS encoding Smr/MutS family protein encodes MRRPLHPEENRLWAQVTATVHPLPGRASQDPVPPPPDLPVPPPTSARTPAPPSRSVAAARPASTSAPKALEPLRRKRISRERDPIGAHIDLHGLTQDAARAALERFVLDCWRDGMRAVLVITGKGLRGDGVLRRLTPEWLAAPHLQPVVAGVSEAHRRHGGEGALYIALKRRPPPAIGSPRL; translated from the coding sequence ATGAGGCGCCCCCTCCATCCCGAGGAGAACCGTCTCTGGGCCCAGGTGACGGCGACCGTCCACCCGCTCCCGGGCCGGGCCAGCCAGGATCCGGTTCCGCCGCCGCCCGACCTTCCTGTCCCCCCTCCAACCTCGGCCCGGACCCCGGCGCCGCCCTCACGCTCCGTCGCCGCGGCGCGCCCGGCGTCGACTTCCGCACCCAAGGCCTTGGAGCCCCTGAGGCGAAAGCGAATCTCGCGCGAGCGGGACCCGATCGGCGCCCACATCGACCTGCATGGCCTGACCCAGGACGCCGCCCGGGCGGCCCTGGAGCGGTTCGTCCTGGACTGCTGGCGCGACGGGATGCGCGCCGTCCTTGTCATCACGGGAAAGGGCCTGAGGGGCGACGGCGTCTTGCGACGCCTGACCCCCGAGTGGCTTGCGGCGCCGCATCTCCAGCCGGTCGTGGCGGGCGTGTCCGAGGCCCATCGCCGGCACGGCGGCGAGGGCGCCCTCTACATCGCCCTCAAGCGCCGGCCGCCCCCCGCCATCGGTTCGCCCAGGCTGTAA
- a CDS encoding dicarboxylate/amino acid:cation symporter, giving the protein MKAPSLTTMILGGLVSGLLAGALLHAVQAPGEAGLVAGAEAIGGVWLDALRMTIIPLVFALLVTGMARAAETAGRGGLAGRALVVFALLLLASTSLAALVAPALLSAWPAPAEAAAALRATAEGAAARIPETPPLAEWLRAFIPANPVKAAADGAMASLVVFALIFGLAVSRLDGARRDALVLVFDGVQAAMMVIVRWVLVLAPAGVFLLALTVGARTGIGAVGLLGHYVIVITLVCLLAGALGLGAALLGGRTPPGQLAAAMTPVGAMAISTQSSLACLPVMLAACGRLGIPERVSGLVLPMGVALFRITSPAGNLAVALYVAHLYGVPLAPAQVVSGILVAALVSLAAVGVASSVTFFTTLVPIFMSMGLPMELLPLLLAVETLPDFSRTLGNVAGHVGVTAWANRWRGAAGA; this is encoded by the coding sequence GTGAAGGCGCCTTCGCTCACCACAATGATCCTCGGCGGCCTGGTCTCGGGCCTGCTCGCCGGCGCCCTCCTCCATGCCGTGCAGGCGCCGGGCGAGGCGGGCCTGGTCGCGGGGGCCGAAGCCATCGGGGGCGTCTGGCTGGACGCCCTGCGCATGACCATCATCCCTCTGGTCTTCGCCCTTCTCGTCACCGGGATGGCGCGGGCGGCGGAGACCGCTGGCCGGGGAGGCCTTGCAGGTCGCGCGCTGGTGGTCTTCGCCCTCCTTCTCCTGGCCTCAACCAGCCTTGCGGCCCTGGTCGCGCCAGCCCTCCTCTCCGCCTGGCCAGCCCCGGCCGAGGCGGCGGCGGCCCTCCGTGCTACGGCCGAAGGCGCCGCGGCCCGCATCCCCGAAACCCCGCCCCTGGCCGAGTGGCTCCGCGCCTTCATCCCGGCCAACCCTGTAAAGGCGGCGGCCGACGGCGCCATGGCCTCCCTGGTGGTCTTCGCCCTGATCTTCGGCCTGGCCGTCTCGCGCCTGGACGGCGCCCGCCGGGACGCCCTGGTCCTGGTCTTCGACGGTGTCCAGGCGGCCATGATGGTGATTGTCCGCTGGGTCCTCGTCCTGGCGCCTGCCGGGGTCTTCCTCCTGGCGCTTACCGTGGGCGCCCGTACGGGCATCGGCGCCGTGGGGCTCCTGGGCCACTATGTGATCGTGATCACCCTGGTGTGCCTACTGGCCGGAGCCCTGGGCCTGGGCGCCGCCCTCCTCGGGGGCCGGACCCCGCCCGGCCAGCTGGCCGCGGCCATGACCCCCGTCGGCGCCATGGCGATCTCCACCCAGTCCTCCCTGGCCTGCCTGCCCGTCATGCTGGCCGCCTGTGGCCGGCTGGGGATTCCGGAGCGCGTCAGCGGCCTGGTCCTGCCCATGGGCGTGGCCCTCTTCCGGATCACGAGCCCCGCGGGGAACCTCGCAGTCGCCCTCTACGTGGCGCATCTCTATGGCGTTCCCCTGGCGCCGGCCCAGGTGGTCTCAGGGATCCTGGTGGCGGCCCTGGTCAGCCTGGCCGCAGTTGGCGTCGCCAGTTCCGTGACCTTCTTCACGACCCTCGTGCCCATCTTCATGAGCATGGGACTGCCGATGGAGCTGCTGCCCCTCCTGCTGGCGGTGGAGACCCTCCCGGACTTCTCGCGCACCCTCGGCAACGTGGCCGGGCATGTGGGCGTTACAGCCTGGGCGAACCGATGGCGGGGGGCGGCCGGCGCTTGA
- a CDS encoding phosphoribosyl-ATP diphosphatase has product MSRLGEAISRLEAVIESRRGASPDSSWTARLLSDGPPRAARKLGEEAVEAVVAAVSGDRDGLAGEAADVLYHLLVLLAAAGVSPEEVAARLEAREGVSGLDEKASRKPGPP; this is encoded by the coding sequence GTGAGCCGGCTTGGGGAGGCCATCTCCCGCCTGGAGGCGGTGATCGAGTCCCGCCGCGGAGCCAGCCCGGACTCATCCTGGACGGCGCGGCTCCTCAGTGACGGCCCGCCGCGGGCGGCGCGCAAGCTGGGCGAGGAAGCCGTCGAGGCGGTGGTGGCCGCCGTGTCCGGCGACCGTGACGGCCTGGCGGGGGAAGCGGCCGACGTCCTCTACCACCTGCTCGTCCTGCTGGCCGCCGCCGGGGTCTCGCCCGAAGAGGTGGCGGCCCGGCTCGAGGCCCGGGAAGGGGTTTCGGGGCTGGACGAAAAGGCCTCACGGAAGCCGGGGCCGCCGTGA
- the hisF gene encoding imidazole glycerol phosphate synthase subunit HisF — protein sequence MLKVRVIPCLDVKDGRVVKGVNFVALRDAGDPVEQARAYDAAGADELMFLDITASHEGRGAILDVVARTADVCFMPLSVGGGIRTVDDARALLLAGADKISVNTAAVEDPDLISRCADAFGSQAVVAAIDARAVPEGGWRVFTYGGRRDAGLDAADWAAEVVRRGAGEILLTSMDRDGVRSGYDLGLLRAVTNAVKVPVIASGGAGEARHMVEAVTEGGADAVLAASIFHFGDVTISEVKAAMATAGVPVRAPEPAA from the coding sequence ATGCTGAAGGTCCGCGTCATTCCCTGCCTGGACGTGAAGGATGGGCGCGTGGTGAAGGGTGTCAACTTCGTCGCCCTGCGGGACGCCGGGGACCCGGTGGAGCAGGCGCGGGCCTACGACGCAGCGGGCGCGGACGAACTGATGTTCCTGGACATCACCGCCAGCCACGAAGGACGCGGCGCCATACTCGACGTGGTCGCCCGGACGGCCGACGTCTGCTTCATGCCCCTTTCGGTGGGCGGTGGCATCCGGACCGTGGACGACGCCAGGGCCCTGCTGCTGGCGGGCGCCGACAAGATCAGCGTCAACACCGCCGCCGTGGAAGATCCGGACCTCATCTCCCGTTGCGCCGACGCCTTCGGCTCCCAGGCGGTGGTGGCGGCGATTGACGCGCGAGCGGTTCCTGAGGGCGGGTGGCGGGTCTTCACCTACGGTGGGCGGCGCGATGCCGGCCTGGACGCCGCCGACTGGGCCGCGGAGGTCGTGCGGCGCGGGGCGGGCGAGATCCTCCTGACCTCCATGGACCGCGACGGGGTTCGCAGCGGCTACGACCTAGGTCTGTTGCGGGCCGTGACAAACGCGGTCAAGGTTCCGGTGATCGCCTCGGGGGGCGCAGGGGAGGCCCGGCACATGGTCGAAGCCGTCACCGAAGGGGGCGCCGACGCCGTCCTGGCCGCCTCCATCTTCCATTTCGGCGACGTCACCATTTCCGAGGTCAAGGCCGCCATGGCCACGGCGGGCGTTCCCGTCAGGGCGCCGGAGCCTGCGGCGTGA
- the hisA gene encoding 1-(5-phosphoribosyl)-5-[(5-phosphoribosylamino)methylideneamino]imidazole-4-carboxamide isomerase has translation MILYPAIDLKDGECVRVLHGDLGTATVFNTSPANQARTWAGAGFHWIHVVDLNGAVEGRAVNGDAVEAILGAVSTPVQLGGGVRSLQDVERWIEAGVSRVILGTVAVTHPEMVIEASRLWPEQIAVSVDVRAGKVATQGWTENTDLEAVTVAKRFEDAGVGALIITDIDRDGTVMGFNVEAFGAIADAVAIPVIAAGGLASVEDILRLKARRGTPVAGAVLGRALYNGAIDPAVALAASA, from the coding sequence GTGATCCTCTACCCGGCCATCGACCTGAAGGACGGCGAATGCGTCCGGGTCCTGCACGGAGACCTCGGCACCGCCACGGTCTTCAACACCTCCCCCGCCAACCAGGCGAGGACCTGGGCGGGGGCCGGTTTCCACTGGATCCACGTGGTCGACCTCAACGGCGCCGTTGAGGGGCGGGCTGTCAATGGCGATGCGGTCGAGGCCATCCTCGGTGCGGTCTCCACCCCGGTCCAGCTGGGCGGGGGCGTACGCAGCCTCCAGGACGTCGAGCGCTGGATCGAGGCGGGCGTGTCCAGGGTCATCCTCGGCACAGTGGCGGTGACCCATCCGGAAATGGTGATCGAGGCGTCCCGGCTCTGGCCCGAGCAGATCGCCGTGAGCGTGGATGTCCGCGCCGGCAAGGTGGCGACCCAGGGCTGGACCGAGAATACCGACCTCGAAGCCGTGACCGTGGCGAAGCGGTTCGAGGACGCCGGCGTAGGGGCCCTCATCATCACCGACATCGACCGCGACGGGACGGTGATGGGCTTCAATGTCGAGGCCTTCGGGGCCATCGCCGACGCAGTCGCCATCCCCGTCATCGCGGCCGGCGGGCTCGCCTCGGTGGAGGACATCCTCCGGCTCAAGGCGCGGCGCGGGACACCCGTAGCCGGGGCGGTCCTGGGCCGGGCCCTCTACAACGGCGCCATCGACCCGGCCGTCGCCCTGGCGGCCTCAGCCTGA
- the hisH gene encoding imidazole glycerol phosphate synthase subunit HisH produces the protein MSRLALIDYGSGNLRSAEKALVRAAGGQVEVRVTHAPEEVLAADRIVLPGVGAFAACRAALDARPGLGEALDEAVRVRGRPFLGICVGMQLMASRGLEFGVTPGLGWIPGEVRRLQPTDPSAKVPHMGWNDLIDPHGPGLIAGIGASPMYFTHSFAFWPDDTADVAAEADHGGRFPAAVVRGNMAGVQFHPEKSQSAGISLLSRFLEWRP, from the coding sequence ATGAGCCGTCTCGCCCTGATCGACTACGGGTCGGGAAACCTCCGCTCGGCCGAGAAGGCGCTCGTCCGGGCGGCCGGAGGGCAGGTCGAGGTGCGCGTGACTCACGCCCCGGAAGAGGTCCTGGCCGCGGACCGGATCGTCCTGCCCGGCGTGGGAGCCTTCGCCGCCTGCCGCGCCGCCCTCGACGCCCGTCCTGGCCTTGGCGAGGCCCTGGATGAGGCGGTCCGGGTGCGGGGCCGACCCTTCCTGGGCATCTGCGTCGGCATGCAGCTGATGGCCTCCCGGGGCCTTGAATTCGGCGTGACCCCCGGCCTCGGCTGGATTCCGGGAGAGGTCCGTCGCCTGCAGCCGACGGATCCCTCGGCCAAGGTCCCGCACATGGGATGGAATGACCTCATCGATCCACATGGGCCCGGACTGATCGCCGGGATCGGCGCCTCTCCGATGTACTTCACCCACTCCTTCGCCTTCTGGCCCGACGACACGGCCGACGTGGCCGCCGAGGCCGACCATGGCGGGCGCTTCCCCGCCGCCGTCGTGCGCGGCAACATGGCCGGCGTCCAGTTTCATCCCGAAAAATCCCAGTCTGCAGGAATCTCCCTGCTGTCGCGCTTCCTGGAGTGGCGTCCGTGA
- the hisB gene encoding imidazoleglycerol-phosphate dehydratase HisB: MTRRAEVVRETRETKISVKVDLDGAGQTRIATGIGFLDHMLDSLGRHGSLDLDVQASGDLHIDFHHTVEDVGIVLGQAVRQALGDFRGIRRFGLAVIPMDETLTRCAIDLSNRPYLVWRTAFPTPKVGDMDTELFKEFHHAFAMNAGACVHLETFYGANSHHIAESGFKALGRALREAVEIDPRAGGQAPSTKGSL, translated from the coding sequence ATGACGCGCAGGGCCGAGGTGGTTCGCGAGACCCGCGAGACGAAGATTTCCGTGAAGGTGGACCTGGATGGCGCGGGCCAGACCCGCATCGCCACCGGCATCGGCTTTCTGGACCACATGCTGGACTCCCTGGGCCGGCACGGATCCCTGGACCTCGACGTCCAGGCCAGCGGCGACCTGCACATCGATTTCCATCACACGGTCGAGGACGTGGGCATCGTCCTGGGACAGGCGGTCCGCCAGGCCCTCGGTGACTTCCGCGGGATCCGCCGCTTCGGGCTCGCTGTCATTCCCATGGACGAGACCCTGACCCGCTGCGCCATCGACCTCTCCAACCGCCCCTACCTGGTCTGGCGGACGGCCTTCCCGACCCCCAAGGTCGGCGACATGGACACCGAGCTCTTCAAGGAGTTCCACCACGCCTTCGCCATGAACGCCGGCGCCTGTGTGCACCTGGAGACCTTCTACGGGGCCAATTCCCACCACATCGCGGAAAGCGGCTTCAAGGCCCTGGGCCGGGCCCTGAGGGAGGCGGTAGAGATCGACCCCCGGGCCGGCGGCCAGGCGCCCTCCACCAAGGGCTCTCTCTGA
- a CDS encoding adenosine kinase, with protein sequence MTELFDVAAIGNAIVDVIAPADEAFIAGEGLARGAMTLVDEARGRELYARMAPGVETSGGSAANTVAGLASLGARTAFLGKVANDQLGEVFAHDLRAIGAHFPSLPLHDGPATARCLVNVTPDGQRTMCTFLGASVEFTDDDIDPAVIEQASIVYLEGYLFDAEPARRGFAKAAGLARAAGRMIALTLSDGFVVERHRAALLGFIGSQVDLLFANEAEALALFETDDLAVALDGLRSRTRLAAVTRSEQGSLLLGDGEVVSIPAVPVEKVVDTTGAGDQYAAGVMYGLAKGRSLEVCGRLGALAAAEVISHYGPRPQVSLRELAGREGL encoded by the coding sequence ATGACCGAACTCTTCGACGTCGCCGCCATCGGCAACGCCATCGTCGACGTCATCGCCCCGGCGGACGAGGCCTTCATCGCGGGCGAGGGCCTGGCCCGGGGCGCCATGACCCTGGTGGACGAGGCCCGCGGCCGCGAGCTGTACGCCCGGATGGCGCCCGGGGTGGAGACCTCCGGCGGCTCAGCGGCCAATACGGTGGCGGGACTGGCGAGCCTCGGCGCCCGCACCGCCTTCCTCGGCAAGGTGGCCAATGACCAGCTGGGCGAGGTCTTCGCCCACGACCTGAGGGCCATCGGCGCCCATTTCCCCAGCCTGCCGCTCCACGACGGCCCCGCCACCGCCCGCTGCCTGGTGAATGTCACGCCGGACGGCCAGCGCACCATGTGCACCTTCCTCGGCGCCTCGGTGGAGTTCACCGACGACGACATTGACCCGGCCGTCATCGAACAGGCGTCGATCGTCTACCTCGAGGGCTACCTGTTCGACGCCGAGCCGGCCCGGCGGGGCTTCGCCAAGGCCGCCGGCCTTGCCCGCGCCGCTGGCCGGATGATCGCCCTGACCCTGTCCGACGGCTTCGTGGTCGAGCGCCACCGGGCGGCCCTCCTGGGCTTCATCGGGTCGCAGGTGGACCTGCTCTTCGCCAATGAGGCCGAGGCCCTGGCCCTGTTCGAGACCGACGACCTCGCCGTGGCGCTCGATGGCCTGCGCAGCCGCACCCGCCTGGCCGCCGTGACCCGGAGCGAGCAGGGCTCCCTCCTGCTCGGCGACGGCGAGGTGGTCTCGATTCCGGCGGTCCCCGTGGAAAAAGTCGTGGACACGACCGGCGCCGGCGACCAATACGCAGCCGGTGTGATGTACGGTCTCGCCAAAGGGCGGTCCCTGGAGGTCTGCGGACGCCTGGGCGCCCTGGCGGCGGCCGAGGTGATCTCTCACTATGGGCCGCGGCCGCAGGTTTCCCTGCGTGAACTGGCGGGCCGGGAAGGACTCTAG
- a CDS encoding peptidylprolyl isomerase yields the protein MKRSRRRRLAGLAALVLAFAGGPAAARDWLPLPEDRLLVIDTSRGRLVIALQPEFAPQAVERVLRLSREGVYDGLQFHRVIPGFVAQTGNPNNRDGGVSSHPDLPPEFTFRTSGQGFAAARRAAEGSEGFLGPNPVVLDGRGRGWGAYCTGVVGMGRQEGIRTANSEIFIMLAPARRLDHDYTVWGQLVQGLDVLGAIAPGEPPATPDRMVRVRPAQDLPPAERPRLEMMDPTGPAFTRRLAEARRDRGADLGLCDLSVPVRPRAGS from the coding sequence ATGAAACGATCGCGCCGCCGCCGCCTCGCCGGGCTCGCCGCCCTTGTCCTGGCCTTCGCGGGCGGCCCGGCGGCGGCCAGGGACTGGCTTCCCCTTCCCGAGGACCGCCTGCTGGTGATCGACACCAGCCGTGGTCGACTGGTCATCGCCCTGCAGCCGGAGTTTGCGCCCCAGGCCGTGGAGCGCGTGCTGCGGCTTTCGCGGGAGGGTGTCTATGACGGCCTCCAGTTCCACAGGGTGATCCCGGGCTTCGTCGCCCAGACGGGAAACCCGAACAACCGCGATGGCGGGGTCTCCAGCCACCCGGACCTACCCCCCGAGTTCACCTTCCGGACGTCTGGCCAGGGCTTCGCCGCGGCGCGCCGGGCGGCTGAGGGCTCGGAAGGGTTCCTGGGTCCCAACCCTGTCGTCCTTGACGGTCGCGGACGGGGCTGGGGCGCCTATTGCACCGGCGTGGTCGGCATGGGTCGCCAGGAGGGGATCCGGACCGCCAATTCCGAGATCTTCATCATGCTCGCACCGGCCCGCCGTCTTGACCACGACTACACCGTCTGGGGCCAGCTGGTTCAGGGGCTGGACGTCCTTGGGGCCATCGCCCCTGGCGAGCCCCCCGCGACGCCGGACCGGATGGTTCGGGTGCGTCCGGCCCAGGACCTTCCCCCTGCCGAGCGTCCGAGGCTGGAGATGATGGATCCCACAGGGCCGGCCTTCACCCGCCGCCTCGCCGAGGCGCGCCGCGACAGGGGCGCGGACCTTGGTCTTTGCGACCTCTCCGTCCCCGTCCGCCCAAGGGCCGGGAGCTAG
- the nth gene encoding endonuclease III translates to MPKTPAKRRSTPRKSPAERARIQALFERFEAAESDPRTELDYDSPYTLLAAVALSAQATDVSVNKATARLFAVADSPKKMLSLGEEGVIPYIASIGLFRTKAKNLVAAAKILVETYGGEVPLNREALQALPGVGRKTASVVLNELGVEPAIAVDTHVYRVAHRLGLARGRTPDQVEHELMAVIPDPWRTRAHHWLILHGRYVCIARRPRCGECPVADLCASREKAS, encoded by the coding sequence ATGCCAAAGACCCCCGCAAAGCGCCGATCAACACCCCGGAAGTCGCCCGCCGAGCGCGCCCGGATCCAGGCCCTCTTCGAACGGTTCGAGGCCGCCGAATCCGACCCCCGCACCGAGCTCGACTACGACTCGCCCTATACCCTGCTGGCCGCGGTCGCCCTTTCGGCCCAGGCCACGGACGTTTCCGTGAACAAGGCGACGGCCCGGCTCTTCGCCGTCGCAGACAGCCCGAAGAAGATGCTTTCCCTGGGGGAAGAAGGCGTCATCCCGTACATCGCCTCCATCGGCCTCTTCCGCACCAAGGCGAAGAATCTGGTCGCCGCAGCGAAGATCCTGGTGGAGACCTATGGAGGCGAGGTCCCCCTGAACCGCGAGGCCCTGCAGGCCCTGCCAGGCGTGGGCCGCAAGACCGCCAGCGTCGTCCTGAACGAACTGGGCGTGGAGCCGGCCATCGCCGTGGATACCCATGTCTACCGGGTGGCCCATCGCCTGGGCCTGGCCCGCGGCCGGACCCCGGACCAGGTCGAGCATGAACTGATGGCCGTCATCCCGGACCCCTGGCGGACCCGGGCCCACCACTGGCTGATCCTGCACGGGCGCTACGTCTGCATCGCCCGCCGGCCCAGGTGCGGCGAATGCCCCGTGGCCGACCTCTGCGCTTCCAGGGAGAAGGCCTCCTAG
- a CDS encoding Acg family FMN-binding oxidoreductase: MPTRRHILELFAMAPLLASAGCAGATVTPDPYAAWRQPGQGESDPRRFVLAHGLLAPNPHNRQPWLVRMEGADAMSLYVDRTRLLPATDPFSRQIVVGCGAFLELIAQSAPRLGLVADIQAWPQGAPGPELDDRPFARVVLKPEPGVTAGPLFDQIVRRRTEKVPFLPDRPADAAVQAVLAAAAGPGLVAGETRESGLRDSLADICWKAWEIESGTPRTHMESVRLMRIGRAEVVRNPDGIDLSGGMMEVLARTGVMTREALADPDSFASRSGMDMYRKMVEATPGFLWIRSETGDRLAQLAAGHAYARAQLAASAQGLVLHPWSMALEEFAEMAGPYQQVQALLGARPDAPVQILARMGAVRKLSDPSPRRRLDDLILS, from the coding sequence ATGCCTACCCGCCGCCATATCCTCGAACTTTTCGCCATGGCCCCCCTCCTCGCCTCTGCGGGCTGCGCCGGTGCGACCGTGACGCCCGACCCCTACGCCGCCTGGCGCCAGCCCGGCCAGGGCGAGTCCGATCCCCGGCGCTTCGTGCTGGCCCACGGCCTCCTGGCGCCCAACCCCCACAACCGCCAACCTTGGCTCGTGCGGATGGAGGGCGCGGACGCCATGTCGCTCTACGTGGACCGGACCCGACTCTTGCCGGCGACCGATCCCTTCAGCCGCCAGATCGTGGTGGGTTGCGGGGCCTTCCTGGAGCTGATCGCCCAGTCGGCCCCCCGCCTTGGCCTCGTGGCGGACATCCAGGCCTGGCCCCAGGGCGCCCCGGGGCCTGAACTCGATGACAGGCCCTTCGCCCGGGTGGTCCTGAAGCCGGAACCCGGGGTGACGGCGGGGCCCCTGTTCGACCAGATCGTCCGCCGCCGCACGGAAAAGGTTCCCTTCCTTCCCGACCGCCCCGCCGACGCCGCCGTCCAGGCGGTGCTCGCCGCTGCAGCCGGACCGGGGCTTGTCGCCGGTGAAACGCGCGAGTCCGGGCTCCGCGACTCCCTGGCCGACATCTGCTGGAAGGCCTGGGAGATCGAGTCTGGAACGCCCAGGACCCACATGGAATCGGTCCGCCTGATGCGGATCGGCAGGGCTGAGGTGGTTCGCAACCCCGATGGCATAGACCTTTCCGGGGGGATGATGGAGGTGCTGGCGCGGACCGGCGTGATGACGCGCGAGGCCTTGGCTGATCCAGATTCCTTCGCCAGTCGGAGCGGCATGGACATGTACCGCAAGATGGTCGAGGCGACGCCGGGCTTCCTCTGGATCCGCAGCGAGACCGGCGACCGCCTTGCCCAGCTCGCTGCAGGACACGCCTACGCCCGCGCCCAGCTGGCCGCCTCGGCCCAGGGCCTTGTCCTGCACCCCTGGAGCATGGCCCTGGAGGAGTTCGCCGAGATGGCCGGCCCCTATCAGCAGGTCCAGGCCCTGCTCGGCGCGCGCCCGGATGCGCCCGTCCAGATCCTGGCCAGGATGGGCGCAGTCCGCAAACTGTCCGATCCGTCTCCCCGCAGGAGGCTTGACGACCTGATCCTGTCGTGA
- a CDS encoding MarR family winged helix-turn-helix transcriptional regulator: MAPRDPDLIAFFTDISIIEQLVRTLMERRLPTGLSMAGFGLINHMVRTGQETASPGALARALQVTRGAITGVLHKLTAEGFVTLEPDPRDGRGKKVRLTPQGLAVREAALAGMAPLVAEFEARMDLDAIRRAHPVLRSIREDLDHRRES, encoded by the coding sequence ATGGCTCCGCGCGACCCCGACCTGATCGCCTTCTTCACCGACATCTCGATCATCGAGCAGTTGGTGCGCACCCTCATGGAGCGGCGACTGCCGACGGGACTGTCCATGGCCGGCTTCGGCCTGATCAACCACATGGTGCGGACCGGGCAGGAGACCGCCTCGCCCGGCGCCCTGGCCCGCGCCCTCCAGGTCACACGCGGGGCGATCACCGGGGTCCTGCACAAGCTCACCGCCGAGGGCTTCGTGACCCTCGAGCCGGACCCCAGGGACGGACGGGGCAAGAAGGTCCGCCTGACCCCACAGGGCCTTGCCGTGCGAGAGGCGGCCCTTGCCGGGATGGCGCCGCTGGTGGCCGAGTTCGAGGCCCGGATGGATCTCGACGCCATCCGACGCGCCCATCCCGTCCTACGCAGCATCCGCGAGGACCTCGACCACCGCCGCGAGAGCTGA
- a CDS encoding MarR family winged helix-turn-helix transcriptional regulator, with amino-acid sequence MTTPSRHPVAFDFFLEIAVIDQLVGTEMERVLPDGVTMASFGLLNHLVSRGGSESPARLAQALQVTKGAITALLKRLEARGLVALSPDPSDGRGKVVALTESGRRSREAAIAALDPLLETFLAAFPEPDLAGALPLLRRVRLDLNRRRYGG; translated from the coding sequence ATGACCACGCCTTCCAGGCATCCCGTCGCCTTCGACTTCTTCCTCGAGATCGCCGTAATCGACCAGCTGGTGGGTACGGAGATGGAGCGCGTCCTGCCGGACGGCGTCACCATGGCCAGCTTCGGCCTGCTCAATCACCTGGTCAGCCGCGGCGGCTCGGAGTCCCCGGCCCGCCTCGCCCAGGCGCTCCAGGTCACCAAGGGCGCCATCACCGCCCTGCTCAAGCGGCTCGAGGCTCGCGGCCTGGTCGCCCTCTCGCCCGACCCCTCGGATGGCCGCGGTAAGGTTGTCGCCCTCACCGAGTCGGGGCGCCGCAGCCGGGAGGCCGCCATCGCCGCCCTGGACCCCCTGCTCGAGACCTTCCTGGCGGCCTTCCCCGAGCCCGACCTCGCCGGCGCCCTGCCCCTCCTGCGGCGGGTTCGCCTGGACCTGAACCGGCGACGCTACGGAGGCTGA
- a CDS encoding DUF2244 domain-containing protein has translation MNDLEILNVEIRPHRSLSDRGFIILISIITFINCVTAAVFLAMGATLVPIFLGLDVLAIVVAFAVSFSSARRIERVVVTESRVRLIEETPHRRVLVWEGPTAFTRLSSEAEDDRVIDLRLAVSGREASVGKALGPDARAELMRTLDAALQKARRPRNLAW, from the coding sequence ATGAACGATCTTGAGATCCTGAATGTCGAGATCCGTCCGCACCGGTCCCTGTCGGACCGGGGCTTCATCATCCTCATTTCGATCATCACCTTCATCAATTGCGTCACCGCAGCGGTCTTCCTGGCCATGGGCGCGACCCTGGTGCCGATTTTCCTGGGCCTCGATGTCCTGGCCATCGTGGTCGCCTTCGCCGTCAGCTTCTCTTCGGCCCGCCGGATCGAGCGGGTGGTGGTCACAGAAAGCCGCGTCCGGCTGATCGAGGAGACGCCGCATCGCCGGGTCCTGGTGTGGGAAGGCCCCACCGCCTTCACCCGCCTGTCCTCCGAGGCCGAGGATGACCGTGTCATCGACCTGAGGCTAGCGGTCTCGGGACGCGAAGCCTCGGTCGGCAAGGCTCTCGGCCCGGACGCCCGGGCCGAACTGATGCGAACCCTCGACGCCGCCCTCCAGAAGGCCCGCCGCCCCCGGAATCTGGCCTGGTGA